A region of Zeugodacus cucurbitae isolate PBARC_wt_2022May chromosome 5, idZeuCucr1.2, whole genome shotgun sequence DNA encodes the following proteins:
- the LOC105214665 gene encoding UV excision repair protein RAD23 homolog B, whose protein sequence is MKLQIKTLSQKSLMVDIDLSKTVYELKKELSLYPDVGVKPELQKLIYAGKILFNEQPLSAYNIDAKKFLVVMVLKQPEEVGVETSTTSGAATSAAGEAAVARAAAGTPTAKATEAVKETPPPPPAEVKPPSPQTPAPTPTVTAAAAEAQVTTPQRTATATVQQPQPTRPTSGVNDEMVANIVCMGYPEVEVRRALAASFNNPERAIEYLIEGIPESVLMQPENALLYGGESDADVGMSPFEMFRSDPLFRNLRRAIQQHPDLINDAIQRVGEANPAILQLINENQQEFLSSLIEGSDDDDDDDEGAPGGGTN, encoded by the coding sequence atgaaGCTGCAAATTAAAACATTGAGTCAGAAATCGCTGATGGTCGATATCGATTTGTCAAAGACTGTGTATGAATTGAAAAAGGAGTTGTCGCTATATCCAGACGTTGGTGTTAAGCCTGAGCTGCAAAAACTCATCTATGCCggtaaaatactatttaatgAGCAGCCATTAAGTGCTTACAATATAGATGCTAAGAAATTCCTTGTCGTGATGGTATTGAAGCAGCCCGAAGAAGTTGGTGTTGAGACTTCGACAACTTCTGGTGCAGCAACTTCCGCGGCTGGTGAGGCTGCCGTAGCCAGAGCTGCAGCTGGCACTCCAACAGCTAAAGCAACTGAAGCAGTTAAAgaaacaccaccaccaccaccagctgAGGTGAAACCACCATCACCACAAACACCAGCGCCTACTCCAACAGtgacagctgctgctgctgaggcTCAGGTCACAACACCACAGCGTACAGCAACTGCAACAGTACAGCAACCACAACCTACACGGCCAACGAGTGGCGTAAATGATGAAATGGTGGCGAATATCGTTTGCATGGGTTATCCAGAGGTAGAAGTACGTCGTGCATTGGCCGCTAGTTTCAATAATCCAGAACGCGCTATCGAATATTTAATTGAGGGTATACCCGAATCGGTGTTGATGCAACCAGAAAATGCATTGCTCTATGGTGGAGAGAGTGATGCTGATGTTGGTATGTCACCATTTGAAATGTTTCGCAGTGATCCGTTGTTCCGTAATTTGCGTCGCGCCATACAGCAGCATCCCGACCTCATCAACGACGCCATACAACGTGTTGGCGAAGCTAATCCAGCCATACTACAACTAATCAACGAAAATCAACAGGAATTTCTCAGCTCACTGATTGAGGGCTCCGAcgatgatgacgatgacgatgagGGGGCACCCGGTGGCGGCACCAACTAA